The following are encoded together in the Parabacteroides chongii genome:
- a CDS encoding RagB/SusD family nutrient uptake outer membrane protein → MKFNFKKYMLALGMASVLLPSCNDDFMERYPQDQLTDESFWKTETDLKLMLNSLYPLYIIGHGSGWSDSKTPVLNIVGSPLMYGDVYSDNCVKTGNEARSLAGELIVPTGASADNGWYWWNLRKVNFFLNRYDRAEISQEKKNAYAAEAYFFKAWDYYQKVLYFGDVPWLTRDLNVDSEELYDARTPRAEVMDSVLMCINKAVEWLPEKDAQEDERLNKDQANFLKARICLFEGTFRKYHTEAGLQETANKWLEEAVKASESLIGKYSLYKNGEETYWKMFATTDLSNNPEVVLARNYLENKVGHAAQRYFNQNNSNRQSMGATRGLIDEYLCIDGRPIYTGGSDGNYEKNPNFLGYGKWTELENRDPRLTQTVCRPGEHVTVYEGGVVDKEANGIKYPDLNYNSSGSTVTGYRIIKHWMGDKVEEDRTTQGIQAAIEFRYAELLLIYAEAKYELNGTLSQSDVDLTINALRERAGFDFEKYPTAKLTVGQEPADPRLDKIYADKLDYTVSPLLREIRRERRIEMAIENRRYEDLMRWKAGNLLTVPLRGMHFLTVQDLYDGTHTEKPEKAQQVELNKTVFVDDEGFLICYPKSPYQNTIKGTLPWDDYRYYWPIPKEELIMNPNLVQNKGWENR, encoded by the coding sequence ATGAAATTCAATTTTAAGAAATATATGCTGGCTCTTGGAATGGCATCGGTATTACTGCCGAGCTGTAACGATGACTTCATGGAACGTTATCCGCAAGACCAGCTTACAGATGAAAGTTTTTGGAAGACAGAGACAGATTTAAAACTAATGCTGAACAGTCTTTATCCTCTTTACATCATTGGACATGGCAGCGGCTGGTCAGATAGCAAAACTCCCGTACTGAATATTGTAGGAAGTCCTTTAATGTATGGTGATGTCTATTCTGACAACTGTGTGAAGACAGGCAACGAAGCCAGAAGCCTAGCTGGTGAACTGATTGTTCCGACCGGAGCTTCTGCCGACAACGGATGGTATTGGTGGAATCTTCGCAAAGTAAACTTCTTCCTAAACCGTTACGACAGAGCCGAGATTAGCCAAGAAAAGAAAAACGCCTATGCAGCAGAGGCCTATTTCTTCAAAGCATGGGATTATTATCAGAAAGTACTCTATTTCGGTGATGTACCTTGGTTGACACGCGACTTAAATGTCGATTCGGAAGAATTGTATGATGCACGTACACCTCGTGCAGAAGTAATGGATTCCGTATTAATGTGTATCAACAAAGCTGTCGAATGGCTACCGGAAAAGGATGCACAGGAAGACGAACGTCTCAACAAAGACCAAGCTAATTTCCTGAAAGCACGTATCTGCTTGTTTGAAGGTACATTCCGCAAATATCATACGGAAGCAGGTTTGCAGGAAACTGCTAACAAATGGCTGGAAGAGGCAGTTAAAGCCAGCGAGTCTTTAATTGGTAAATATTCTCTGTATAAAAATGGAGAAGAAACATACTGGAAGATGTTTGCAACAACTGACCTGTCTAATAATCCGGAAGTAGTTCTTGCACGTAATTATTTGGAAAACAAAGTAGGTCATGCAGCTCAGCGTTATTTCAATCAGAATAACTCAAACCGCCAGTCAATGGGAGCAACCCGTGGGTTAATTGATGAATATCTTTGTATCGACGGTCGCCCTATCTACACAGGAGGCAGTGATGGCAATTATGAAAAGAATCCGAACTTCCTGGGCTATGGCAAATGGACTGAATTGGAAAACCGTGACCCACGTCTGACACAAACAGTATGTCGCCCCGGCGAACATGTGACAGTCTACGAAGGTGGTGTTGTCGACAAAGAAGCAAATGGTATCAAATATCCCGACTTGAACTACAACTCATCCGGCTCTACCGTAACTGGCTATCGCATTATTAAACACTGGATGGGCGACAAGGTGGAAGAAGACCGTACTACACAGGGTATACAGGCAGCTATCGAGTTTCGCTATGCTGAATTGCTGCTTATCTATGCAGAAGCTAAATATGAACTAAATGGGACATTGAGCCAGTCTGACGTTGATTTAACAATCAATGCTTTGCGCGAACGTGCCGGATTTGATTTCGAAAAGTATCCGACAGCCAAATTAACCGTTGGCCAGGAACCGGCAGACCCTCGTTTAGATAAAATTTATGCAGACAAACTAGACTACACTGTTTCTCCTTTATTGCGTGAAATCCGCCGTGAACGTCGTATTGAAATGGCTATTGAAAACCGTCGTTACGAAGACTTGATGCGCTGGAAAGCAGGAAATCTACTAACTGTTCCCTTGCGTGGTATGCACTTCCTGACAGTTCAGGATTTGTATGATGGAACACATACAGAAAAACCGGAAAAAGCACAACAGGTTGAATTAAACAAAACCGTATTCGTTGATGACGAAGGTTTCCTGATTTGCTATCCAAAGAGTCCGTATCAAAATACGATCAAAGGAACATTACCCTGGGATGACTACCGTTACTATTGGCCTATCCCAAAAGAAGAATTAATTATGAACCCGAATCTAGTTCAGAACAAAGGTTGGGAAAATAGATAA
- a CDS encoding SUMF1/EgtB/PvdO family nonheme iron enzyme: MRYKTCLVSIALSFFSFGNVFGNDADSLRQIQINRLQEQVDWVNPKAIRAYLDDSKSSLGDQAPRLYQKLEELESLLPWVNQYLAKDTSLQTINEAEKLLALKREIILANPLLDIDNLLIARYHLGDKARKAMGPSLGTSTANYNSLFSNRRKGYDAEICHLSNLRGEIQSKILYKPTADVPISDIQLHWDADRLLFSSLDENRKWQIYEMNTDGSGLHQKITVDEPDLEFCDANYLPDGKVVATCNIGYNGVPCVHGDDVVANLISYDPETKNIRRLTFDQDGNWAPIVIPNGRLMYTRWEYTDLTHYFSRIVMHMNPDGTENKALYGSGSYFPNSTFDMKPLSKYNSRFIGIISGHHGTSRSGRLIIFDPAKSRKEEKGMIQELPFSKRPIVPIIKDELVEGVWPQFMKPYPLNEKYFLVACKPAPDALWGIYLVDIFDNLTLITEQEGEGLTAPIPLKKTETPPVIPSKIKPGEKEATVFIQDIYEGEGTQGVPRGTIKSLRIFAYEYAYILAPSDHDAQGIQSGWDIKRILGTVPVEEDGSVMFKIPANTPVSIQPLDKNGAAVQWMRSWLTGMPGEIVSCTGCHEDQNTIAMPKRTTASTINPHALKSPEGGIRPFTFRLEVQPVLDRNCVSCHNGTVAQPDFRKDQMVTYKRGVLTKLERHYDQSYLNLHPYVYRQGPESDIYVLRPYEYYANNSELIRILQAGHHGVKVPEQDMQTLYTWIDLNAPYFGAFSQLNLKKEAPQNQIERRMELAEKYSGVRVDWQQEIKDYAAWLKNRENNEVDGTTAATSSDGSAPSKAKKKVKTVKVKGFPFNREEAVQKQQADNKAPRKLTVAPGITLDMVWIPAGTFAMGDNNEPSASPAFKAQLRKGFWMSTTEITNEQFCALFPEHDSRFIGQTWKDHTTPGYAANLPKQPVIRISWDEANDFCKQLSEKNQCNITLPTETQWEWAARAGSAGDFWFGDHQADFGPYENLADSTTVDLAVTGVNPKPMRPNDPMRKFWDFLPKELSVNDHHLISANVASMKPNPWGLYDMNGNVAEWTRSDYVPYPLKEKADPMKAEQKVVRGGSWRERPKYSTSSVRKPYYPWQRPFNVGFRVIIEE; encoded by the coding sequence ATGAGATATAAAACCTGTTTAGTCTCTATTGCATTATCTTTCTTTTCATTCGGAAATGTATTTGGCAACGATGCCGACTCGTTGCGTCAAATACAAATAAATCGCCTGCAGGAGCAAGTGGATTGGGTAAATCCCAAAGCTATCCGTGCTTATTTGGATGACTCAAAATCGTCATTGGGTGACCAGGCTCCCCGACTCTATCAAAAACTGGAAGAGCTGGAATCTTTATTGCCCTGGGTAAATCAGTATCTTGCAAAAGACACAAGCCTGCAAACAATTAACGAAGCAGAAAAACTGCTCGCCCTCAAACGGGAAATCATCCTGGCTAATCCCCTGCTGGATATCGATAACTTGTTGATAGCCCGTTACCATCTAGGCGATAAAGCACGCAAGGCCATGGGACCGTCGCTCGGTACATCCACAGCCAACTATAACTCCCTTTTCTCCAACAGACGCAAAGGATATGATGCCGAAATCTGCCATCTCTCCAATCTACGTGGAGAAATTCAAAGCAAGATACTCTATAAACCGACTGCGGATGTTCCCATTTCTGACATCCAGCTACATTGGGATGCCGATCGCCTGCTCTTTTCTTCGCTCGACGAAAACCGGAAATGGCAGATATATGAAATGAACACGGATGGAAGCGGACTCCACCAAAAGATAACGGTCGATGAGCCGGACCTGGAATTTTGTGATGCTAACTACCTGCCGGACGGCAAAGTGGTCGCTACCTGCAATATCGGTTACAACGGTGTTCCCTGTGTGCATGGAGATGACGTAGTCGCCAACCTCATCTCTTATGATCCGGAAACGAAAAACATACGCCGGTTAACATTCGACCAGGATGGCAACTGGGCACCGATCGTCATTCCCAACGGCCGCCTGATGTACACTCGCTGGGAATACACGGACCTCACACATTACTTCTCCCGTATCGTGATGCATATGAATCCGGACGGTACAGAAAATAAAGCCCTATACGGCAGTGGTTCTTATTTCCCGAACAGTACGTTCGATATGAAACCGCTCTCCAAATACAACAGCCGTTTTATCGGTATCATCTCCGGTCATCACGGGACTTCACGTTCAGGACGACTAATCATCTTCGATCCGGCCAAGAGCCGCAAAGAAGAAAAAGGGATGATACAGGAACTGCCTTTCAGCAAACGTCCGATTGTCCCGATCATCAAAGACGAGCTCGTAGAAGGCGTTTGGCCCCAGTTTATGAAACCGTATCCGCTAAACGAAAAATACTTCCTGGTAGCCTGCAAACCTGCCCCCGATGCACTTTGGGGAATCTACCTGGTAGACATATTCGATAACCTGACCCTCATAACCGAACAGGAAGGCGAAGGTCTCACCGCTCCTATCCCTCTGAAGAAAACGGAAACGCCCCCTGTCATCCCGTCCAAGATCAAACCGGGAGAGAAAGAGGCTACCGTATTCATTCAGGATATTTATGAAGGGGAAGGAACACAGGGAGTGCCTCGAGGAACGATCAAATCGCTCCGTATCTTTGCCTATGAATATGCCTATATCCTCGCCCCATCCGACCACGATGCACAAGGTATCCAGAGTGGATGGGATATCAAACGTATCCTCGGTACGGTTCCGGTCGAAGAAGACGGTTCCGTCATGTTCAAGATACCGGCCAACACACCTGTTTCTATCCAGCCGCTGGATAAAAACGGAGCCGCCGTCCAGTGGATGAGAAGCTGGCTGACAGGTATGCCCGGCGAAATCGTTTCCTGTACGGGTTGCCACGAAGACCAGAACACAATCGCTATGCCCAAACGCACGACCGCTTCGACAATCAATCCCCATGCGTTGAAATCACCCGAAGGAGGCATTCGTCCTTTCACTTTCCGCCTGGAAGTGCAGCCGGTGCTGGACCGTAACTGTGTATCCTGCCATAACGGAACAGTAGCCCAGCCGGACTTCCGCAAAGATCAGATGGTCACCTACAAACGAGGTGTCCTGACCAAACTCGAACGTCATTACGACCAAAGTTATCTGAATCTGCATCCATACGTCTATCGTCAGGGACCGGAATCGGACATCTACGTACTCCGCCCTTATGAATATTATGCCAACAACAGCGAATTGATTCGTATCCTGCAAGCAGGACATCACGGTGTAAAAGTACCCGAACAGGATATGCAGACCTTATATACCTGGATCGACCTGAATGCGCCTTATTTCGGGGCTTTCAGCCAACTGAACTTAAAAAAGGAAGCTCCTCAAAACCAGATAGAACGTCGTATGGAGCTGGCAGAGAAATACAGCGGTGTACGTGTGGACTGGCAGCAGGAAATCAAGGACTATGCCGCCTGGCTGAAAAACCGGGAAAATAACGAAGTCGATGGTACTACCGCTGCCACTTCATCCGACGGTAGCGCTCCTTCGAAAGCCAAGAAGAAAGTAAAAACAGTCAAGGTCAAAGGTTTCCCCTTCAACCGGGAAGAAGCCGTGCAGAAACAGCAGGCAGACAACAAAGCTCCTCGCAAGCTGACTGTAGCCCCTGGTATCACGCTCGACATGGTATGGATACCTGCCGGTACGTTTGCCATGGGTGACAACAACGAACCGTCGGCCTCCCCTGCTTTCAAGGCACAGCTCCGGAAAGGATTCTGGATGAGCACGACAGAGATCACGAACGAGCAGTTCTGCGCACTGTTCCCCGAACACGACAGTCGTTTCATCGGGCAGACCTGGAAAGATCATACCACTCCCGGCTATGCCGCTAATCTTCCCAAGCAGCCGGTAATCCGTATCAGCTGGGATGAAGCAAATGACTTCTGTAAACAGTTGAGCGAAAAGAATCAGTGCAACATCACCCTCCCTACCGAAACACAATGGGAATGGGCTGCCCGCGCCGGATCGGCCGGTGATTTCTGGTTCGGGGACCATCAGGCAGACTTCGGTCCGTATGAAAACCTGGCAGACAGTACCACCGTGGATCTCGCCGTTACAGGTGTAAACCCCAAACCGATGCGTCCGAACGATCCAATGCGTAAGTTTTGGGATTTCTTACCCAAAGAGCTGAGCGTAAACGATCATCATCTGATCTCGGCAAACGTGGCATCCATGAAACCGAATCCCTGGGGATTATATGACATGAATGGCAATGTGGCAGAATGGACCCGCTCCGATTATGTGCCTTATCCGCTTAAAGAAAAAGCAGACCCTATGAAAGCTGAACAGAAAGTTGTACGCGGCGGCTCCTGGCGCGAACGTCCGAAGTATTCCACTTCGTCCGTCCGTAAGCCCTACTATCCGTGGCAACGTCCGTTCAATGTGGGATTCCGTGTGATCATTGAAGAGTAA
- a CDS encoding DUF4925 domain-containing protein, whose protein sequence is MSKKLLYLLTLICSFSLFTACSDDDDEKKEEVDNSWEQVVGDYSGDKLAFSYGETTLTGKEVKFSATSGANGSLLLKNVIPGENETTISNITVTKGEFSGTATTTNANVEYTGSVKDEVMTLKLTVVMNDPNGWAKTYRLSEYETGEYNYEGMPMIVPTNCALYANWEAEESYVNVLVPIFKIAGGILLPQVLNTVTLETDGNITAEFMQKPKVQFEQSWIMSFFVTGNAPNESTVKALIPASGWQTAPKHLAYWFVKNDQLYVKLNISTILSQALGSEAEGLGDIINELLNGDPAVIKGMLSSMAGIDLSNISDASFATLLNWVKDGIPMSVKVENSRTYMYLDKKSFDPFFSSHEVAGEATSDLSEIWKALIAAGKIPQEMQAMALFINMITEYWPGTTAFELGMNLEATN, encoded by the coding sequence ATGAGCAAAAAATTACTGTATTTACTTACACTGATTTGTTCTTTCAGTCTATTTACAGCATGTAGCGATGACGATGATGAGAAAAAAGAAGAAGTTGACAACAGCTGGGAACAGGTAGTTGGCGATTACAGCGGAGACAAGCTGGCATTCTCATACGGTGAAACGACTTTGACAGGAAAAGAAGTGAAATTCTCTGCAACAAGCGGAGCAAACGGAAGCCTTCTTTTAAAGAATGTAATCCCCGGTGAAAACGAAACGACAATTTCTAATATCACTGTTACTAAAGGTGAATTCTCCGGAACTGCAACGACAACCAATGCAAACGTAGAATATACCGGTTCTGTAAAGGACGAAGTCATGACGTTGAAACTGACTGTGGTTATGAATGATCCGAATGGATGGGCTAAGACATATCGTTTATCCGAATATGAAACTGGAGAGTATAACTATGAAGGAATGCCTATGATTGTTCCTACGAATTGTGCTCTGTATGCTAATTGGGAAGCAGAAGAGAGTTATGTAAATGTACTCGTTCCAATCTTTAAAATTGCAGGAGGAATTCTTCTACCACAAGTATTGAATACAGTAACACTTGAAACCGATGGAAATATTACTGCAGAATTCATGCAAAAACCAAAAGTTCAATTCGAACAAAGTTGGATTATGAGCTTTTTTGTTACAGGAAATGCACCTAATGAAAGTACTGTTAAAGCTTTAATACCTGCCAGTGGATGGCAAACAGCTCCTAAACATTTGGCTTATTGGTTTGTCAAAAATGATCAGTTATATGTCAAACTGAACATTTCAACAATTCTATCTCAAGCATTAGGATCAGAAGCTGAAGGTCTCGGTGATATTATTAACGAACTCCTTAATGGGGATCCTGCGGTTATAAAAGGTATGCTAAGCTCAATGGCCGGCATAGACTTATCTAATATATCAGATGCATCTTTTGCAACTTTATTAAACTGGGTTAAAGATGGTATTCCTATGAGTGTAAAAGTAGAGAATAGTCGCACCTATATGTATCTTGATAAAAAATCATTTGATCCATTCTTCTCCTCGCATGAGGTTGCTGGTGAAGCTACATCGGATTTGTCAGAAATATGGAAAGCTTTAATTGCTGCGGGGAAAATACCTCAGGAAATGCAGGCTATGGCATTATTCATAAATATGATAACTGAATATTGGCCTGGAACTACAGCTTTTGAGTTAGGTATGAATTTAGAAGCTACAAATTAA
- a CDS encoding AAA family ATPase, producing MKVLAIRGRNLASLEGEFEVDFTVEPLLSAGIFAISGPTGAGKSTILDAMCLALFARTPRTDQAKENKVYLRDVNDEVLPQSDPRFLLRRGAASGYAEIDFLALNGHRYRSRWTVGRARDKENGRLKAPCLTLYNIDMEKEEQGTRSELLTRIIELIGLTFDQFTRSVLLAQNDFSTFLKAEQGEKASLLEKLTGTELYSSISRLIFEKNAVAKEAYDKIQARIQGIELLTEEAEQELQIRLKESEVAFSALEKAKAEEQTLQEAVKSTGQQIATRQEQQKEATGKLLRATELLNTARKEYEQGIQDEQRSEADFKALQQELQQARKLDVQLNEATRSAKETETRLRDALQRKKEGEDKLKAAQTKQERSTAEIARLTDWRKRYASKERIAEQLSALLLHLDAALAARQTLEKSGKTIVSIRQTAERLAIQLKTVQQTAETKRAALQRTEESIRVSEQELKVQDQEALEKQLEAVRAERENLLIEQARQAASGDIMELRKKLQEGSPCPVCGSTHHPAVTHATMSEMPKQIAALTLQLQQLTARKTAYTASEKQLNQLRQQLLQLHKELTEAEQSCTDILGRQKLAETQIVREESICAESKETLNKSLSAANSLFGNDEWQKGWQQDPDSFRETLTTFARSWHENTERLQQLQREQSAQKAECESFASFLPSLTKEVEDATLRYEKNRTELSALQAERSKLLFGKPADQVEKEYSNRKEELKERLKRLQAVQTEQSGIADQLKGISEQIARDLEKASEDLQLRRKALSDWSESWNREHEGETLEMLLPRVTREKNEYAFRLRSNTENKQKIASQQKELEECRRESERWAKLNDLAGSADGAKFRRIAQGYTLDVLLNYANVQLRDLSRRYRLERVPETLALQVIDRDMCDEIRTVHSLSGGESFLVSLALALGLSSLSSNRMKVESLFIDEGFGSLDADTLRIAMDALESLRTQGRKIGVISHVQEMTERIPVQIRVSRAGNGRSYLEVL from the coding sequence ATGAAAGTATTAGCGATACGGGGGCGTAATCTGGCCTCGCTGGAAGGTGAGTTTGAAGTGGATTTTACGGTCGAACCCCTATTGTCTGCCGGTATCTTTGCCATCTCCGGACCGACGGGGGCGGGAAAGTCTACGATATTGGATGCCATGTGCCTGGCGTTGTTTGCCCGTACGCCGCGTACGGATCAGGCAAAAGAGAATAAAGTGTACCTGCGGGACGTGAACGACGAGGTATTGCCACAAAGTGATCCTCGTTTCTTGTTGCGCAGAGGGGCGGCTTCGGGATATGCAGAGATTGATTTTCTGGCTTTGAACGGCCATCGTTACCGTTCGCGCTGGACTGTCGGACGCGCCCGCGACAAGGAAAATGGACGTTTGAAGGCTCCCTGTCTTACCTTATATAATATAGATATGGAAAAAGAAGAACAGGGGACTCGCTCCGAATTACTGACACGGATCATCGAGCTAATCGGTCTGACGTTCGACCAGTTCACCCGTTCTGTCCTGCTGGCACAGAATGACTTCTCCACCTTCCTGAAAGCGGAACAGGGGGAAAAGGCTTCATTACTGGAAAAGCTGACGGGCACCGAGCTTTATTCTTCCATCTCCCGTCTGATCTTTGAAAAGAATGCAGTAGCCAAAGAGGCCTACGACAAGATACAAGCCCGTATCCAGGGAATCGAACTGCTCACGGAAGAGGCGGAGCAGGAATTGCAGATCCGTCTCAAAGAATCGGAGGTCGCCTTTTCAGCCCTTGAAAAGGCAAAAGCAGAAGAACAGACGTTGCAGGAAGCCGTTAAATCTACCGGACAGCAGATTGCTACCCGTCAGGAGCAACAAAAGGAGGCTACCGGTAAGCTGCTTCGGGCTACGGAGCTCCTGAATACAGCCCGTAAAGAATATGAGCAGGGTATTCAGGACGAACAGCGTTCGGAAGCCGACTTTAAAGCTTTGCAACAGGAATTGCAGCAGGCCCGCAAACTCGACGTGCAACTGAATGAAGCGACCCGTTCGGCGAAAGAAACGGAAACCCGTCTCCGCGATGCACTTCAACGAAAGAAAGAAGGTGAGGATAAGCTGAAAGCTGCCCAAACCAAACAGGAACGAAGCACTGCGGAGATCGCCCGCCTGACCGATTGGCGGAAGCGTTATGCAAGTAAGGAGCGCATTGCGGAACAACTTTCGGCCTTGTTGCTGCATCTGGATGCTGCTTTGGCTGCGCGGCAAACGTTGGAAAAATCCGGTAAAACAATTGTCTCGATCCGTCAGACGGCCGAACGTCTGGCTATACAATTAAAGACTGTACAACAAACTGCCGAGACTAAACGTGCAGCTCTTCAACGGACGGAAGAATCTATCCGTGTATCGGAGCAGGAATTGAAAGTGCAGGATCAGGAAGCCTTGGAGAAACAGTTGGAAGCTGTTCGTGCGGAACGTGAGAATCTATTGATCGAACAGGCACGGCAGGCAGCCAGCGGTGATATAATGGAGTTACGGAAGAAATTGCAGGAGGGAAGCCCCTGTCCGGTGTGTGGAAGTACGCATCATCCGGCTGTGACGCATGCAACTATGTCTGAAATGCCTAAACAGATTGCCGCTTTGACCTTGCAACTCCAGCAGCTAACTGCCCGTAAAACGGCCTATACCGCCAGTGAAAAGCAGCTGAACCAGTTACGTCAGCAGCTTTTACAACTACATAAGGAACTGACGGAAGCTGAACAATCATGTACGGACATCCTCGGACGTCAGAAGCTGGCAGAAACTCAGATTGTCCGCGAAGAATCCATCTGCGCGGAAAGTAAGGAAACGCTTAATAAATCTCTCTCTGCCGCCAACAGCCTTTTCGGAAATGATGAATGGCAGAAAGGCTGGCAGCAAGATCCGGACTCTTTCCGTGAAACATTAACAACTTTTGCCCGCAGCTGGCATGAAAATACAGAACGGTTACAGCAACTGCAACGGGAACAAAGTGCCCAGAAAGCAGAATGCGAATCCTTTGCCTCTTTCCTCCCTTCATTAACAAAAGAAGTAGAGGATGCTACCCTACGGTATGAGAAAAACCGGACGGAACTATCCGCTCTGCAGGCCGAACGGTCGAAACTTCTGTTCGGCAAGCCTGCCGACCAGGTTGAAAAGGAATATAGTAACCGCAAAGAAGAGTTAAAAGAACGTCTGAAACGCTTGCAAGCAGTCCAGACTGAACAATCGGGTATCGCCGACCAACTGAAAGGTATCTCCGAACAGATTGCCCGTGATCTGGAGAAAGCGTCGGAAGATTTGCAACTTCGCCGGAAAGCCTTGTCCGACTGGTCCGAATCCTGGAACCGTGAACATGAAGGAGAAACCCTCGAAATGCTTTTACCCCGTGTTACCCGGGAAAAGAACGAGTATGCTTTCCGTCTTCGTTCCAATACAGAAAACAAACAGAAGATAGCCAGTCAGCAGAAGGAACTGGAGGAATGCCGTCGGGAAAGTGAACGTTGGGCGAAGCTGAATGACCTGGCAGGCTCGGCCGATGGTGCCAAGTTCCGCCGTATCGCTCAGGGATATACGCTCGATGTGTTGCTTAATTATGCCAACGTACAATTGCGTGACCTGAGCCGCCGCTATCGGTTGGAGCGTGTTCCTGAAACGTTGGCTTTACAGGTGATCGACCGGGATATGTGCGACGAGATCCGTACTGTGCACAGTCTTTCGGGAGGGGAGTCATTCCTGGTCTCGCTGGCGTTGGCACTGGGGCTATCGTCTCTTTCCTCCAACCGGATGAAGGTAGAGAGCTTGTTTATCGACGAAGGTTTCGGCTCGTTGGATGCCGATACGCTCCGTATTGCAATGGATGCCTTGGAAAGCCTGCGTACACAAGGACGTAAGATAGGTGTGATCTCGCACGTACAGGAGATGACGGAACGTATTCCGGTGCAGATACGTGTGAGCCGGGCAGGGAACGGAAGGAGTTATTTGGAAGTTTTATGA
- a CDS encoding exonuclease SbcCD subunit D, producing MSLKIIHTADWHLGQTFFGYDREEEHDAFLRWLVDTLVAQQTDVLLIAGDVFDVANPSAAAQRRFFHFLKEANRRNPHLQIVVIAGNHDSAARLESPIPLLEELNTSIVGIIRRTETGEIDFNSLVIPLYNKEKKRDAWCLAVPYLRQGDYPASEETHDTYIGGINRMYRQLYDYADARRQPGEALVAMGHLHATGAELSDDDRSERIIMGGLESVSSDTFDEGLAYTALGHIHKAQRIGGRENLRYSGSPLPMSFSEKNYRHQVVAVTIDNGCLSEVEPVPVPLLVDLHRIPEQPLSPEEVIARLAELPACEEGTSESPNRRPYIEVRVLLTEPDPGFRHRVEETLADKAVRLTSIVPSYPKREEDTARPLSYSDLQRIDPLEMLKHAFTGKYGGELPEDIESLFKDVMREVSL from the coding sequence ATGTCTTTAAAGATCATACATACTGCCGACTGGCATCTGGGGCAAACCTTCTTCGGCTACGACCGGGAGGAGGAACATGATGCTTTCCTACGCTGGCTGGTCGATACGCTGGTTGCGCAGCAGACGGATGTCCTGTTGATTGCCGGGGATGTATTCGACGTGGCTAACCCATCTGCTGCAGCTCAGCGGCGCTTCTTTCATTTTCTGAAGGAGGCGAACCGTCGCAATCCACACCTGCAAATTGTCGTCATTGCCGGCAACCATGACTCGGCAGCCCGGTTGGAATCTCCCATCCCCTTATTGGAGGAATTGAATACGTCTATCGTCGGGATCATCCGGCGAACGGAGACGGGAGAGATCGATTTTAATTCTCTGGTGATACCTTTATATAATAAGGAAAAGAAACGGGACGCCTGGTGTCTTGCCGTTCCTTATCTCCGGCAAGGAGATTATCCAGCTTCGGAAGAAACGCACGATACCTATATAGGAGGTATCAACCGTATGTACCGTCAACTGTATGACTATGCCGACGCCAGGCGGCAACCTGGCGAGGCGTTGGTCGCTATGGGGCATCTGCATGCTACCGGGGCCGAGTTGTCGGACGACGACCGGAGCGAACGCATTATCATGGGCGGACTGGAATCCGTCTCTTCCGATACATTCGACGAGGGATTGGCTTATACTGCCCTCGGTCATATTCATAAAGCGCAACGGATAGGAGGCAGGGAGAACCTGCGCTATTCCGGCAGTCCGCTGCCGATGTCTTTTTCGGAGAAAAACTACCGCCACCAGGTCGTTGCCGTTACGATCGATAACGGATGCTTGTCGGAGGTCGAACCGGTGCCTGTCCCTTTGCTTGTCGACTTGCATCGGATTCCGGAGCAACCCCTTTCACCGGAAGAGGTGATTGCCCGGCTGGCAGAATTGCCTGCCTGCGAAGAGGGAACGTCCGAAAGTCCGAACCGCCGGCCATATATCGAAGTACGTGTTTTACTGACCGAGCCCGATCCGGGATTCCGCCACAGGGTGGAGGAGACGCTTGCCGATAAAGCAGTCCGCCTGACCTCTATCGTTCCGTCTTACCCGAAACGGGAGGAGGATACCGCCCGCCCGTTGTCTTACAGCGATCTGCAACGGATCGATCCGCTGGAGATGCTGAAACATGCCTTTACCGGCAAATATGGCGGGGAGTTGCCGGAGGATATCGAATCATTGTTCAAGGATGTAATGCGGGAGGTTTCTTTATGA